Below is a window of Flavobacterium sp. CFS9 DNA.
GAAAGAATCGCAAGTAAAAAAAAGAGAAGCGCATGAGTGCTAATTCCTGCTAAGACAGATTGAGGATCGTCTAATTTATTCCGAATTCAAAAAAATATCTTTATTAAAAAAAAGAAGATAGGGTATGTGATGTGAAATAATTAAAGTTATTCTTAAAAAAGTTGCATCTCAAATCTGAAAAATCATTTTTAATATGTTCATTTACAATAGCTTTACTCTTGAATCGGGGCTGTTTTTTTATGAAAATTTTGAGAAGCTAAACCGTTGCAATATTGTAACTTATGAAGTATCTTTGCACCCTAATTCGAAATTCATAAAATGAATAAATTATTGATTGTTGGAACGGTTGCTTTCGACGCGATTGAAACTCCTTTCGGAAAAACAGATAAAATATTAGGTGGTGCTGCGACTTACATTGGTTTATCAGCATCTTTTTTCAACCTGCAATCGGCTATTGTTTCTGTAGTTGGAGACGATTTCCCTCAAGAACATTTGGATTTACTGACTTCAAAAAATATTGATATCTCAGGTATCGAAATTGTAAAAGGCGGTAAAACATTTTTCTGGAGCGGTTTGTACCACAATGATCTAAATTCCAGAGATACTTTAGTGACAGAACTTAATGTATTGGCTGATTTCCAGCCAAAAGTTCCTCAAAACTATAAAGATGCCGATGTGGTGATGTTAGGAAACTTACACCCATTAGTACAAAGCAGTGTTTTGGATCAGTTAGAGAAAAAACCAAAATTAGTAGTTTTAGATACTATGAACTTCTGGATGGACTGTGCTTTACCTGAATTATTAGACGTGATCAAACGTGTTGACGTAATCACTATCAATGATGAAGAGGCAAGACAGCTTTCAGGAGAATATTCCTTAGTAAAAGCGGCAGCCAAAATTCAGGAATTAGGACCTAAATATGTGGTGATTAAAAAAGGTGAGCATGGTGCACTTTTATTCCACAACAGAGAAGTATTCTTTGCTCCGGCATTACCATTAGAAGATGTTTTTGATCCAACAGGAGCAGGAGACACTTTCGCAGGTGGTTTTTCAGGATTCATTGCACAAAGTGAAAACATTTCGTTTGGCAATATGAAAAATGCGATAATCTACGGTTCAAATTTAGCTTCATTCTGTGTAGAGAAATTTGGAACAGAAAGGATGGAAAGCTTAAGCAAAGCTGAAGTAGCGATTCGATTACAACAGTTTAAGTCGTTAACTCAGTTTGACATAGAAATATAATGCCCAAAAGCCTCGAATAATAACGGGGCTTTTTTTATTACGTTTATACACACAACTTACAACAACACAAAATACACAACACAATGAGCGACGCTTTAAAACACGAATGTGGTATAGCTTTGGTTAGACTTCTTAAACCGCTTGAATATTACAAAGAAAAATACGGAACAGCTTTTTACGGGATACAGAAAATGTACCTGATGATGGAAAAGCAGCACAACCGTGGACAGGACGGAGCCGGTTTTGCCAGCATTAAATTAGATGTGGCTCCCGGTGAACGTTATATCAGCAGAGTTCGTTCCAATCATTCACAGCCCATTCAGGATGTTTTCAAGCAAATCAATGAGCGTATTAATGAAGAGATGAGTTCTCATCCGGAATATGCAGAGGATGTTGCCAAACAAAAAGCAAATATACCTTATATAGGAGAATTGTTTCTGGGACATGTTCGCTACGGAACTTTTGGAAAGAATAGTATTGAAAGTGTACATCCATTCCTGCGCCAAAGCAACTGGATGCACCGTAATCTAATTTTGGCAGGTAACTTCAACATGACCAATGTTAAGGAGCTTTTTGAGAACTTAGTAGAATTAGGCCAGCATCCAAAAGAAATGGCGGATACTGTTACTGTAATGGAGAAAATTGGACACTTCTTAGACAAAGAGGTGATGCAGCTTTATCAGGATTG
It encodes the following:
- a CDS encoding PfkB family carbohydrate kinase, which translates into the protein MNKLLIVGTVAFDAIETPFGKTDKILGGAATYIGLSASFFNLQSAIVSVVGDDFPQEHLDLLTSKNIDISGIEIVKGGKTFFWSGLYHNDLNSRDTLVTELNVLADFQPKVPQNYKDADVVMLGNLHPLVQSSVLDQLEKKPKLVVLDTMNFWMDCALPELLDVIKRVDVITINDEEARQLSGEYSLVKAAAKIQELGPKYVVIKKGEHGALLFHNREVFFAPALPLEDVFDPTGAGDTFAGGFSGFIAQSENISFGNMKNAIIYGSNLASFCVEKFGTERMESLSKAEVAIRLQQFKSLTQFDIEI